A stretch of the Streptomyces sp. WMMB303 genome encodes the following:
- a CDS encoding DUF2891 family protein, translating into MSTAPDAADPALSEHAAAFAEVALANITREYPNAPAHLLAGPEELLPPRLLHPAFYGAYDWHSSVHMHWLLLRLLRTPWRGGDHERRAALVRALDAHLTPDALAVEAAYLRAHPSFERPYGWAWLLALTSESGVDVPERPAAGGATPPDESGAPAARRRWRAALAPAAETVADLVLGWLPKATRPVRHGTHTNSAFALGLLLDSAARAGQPQLLAPVEAKIRAWYLPDHGAATRWEPSGQDFLSPLLCEADAVRRVLPQDEFAEWLGRFLPELDHATGPEFLPPPHVPDAADPQLGHLLGLCLSRAAALRGITAALPHGDPRTATLGAAAEANLAAGLPAVVSGDFTTDHWLATFAAPALGSGIAD; encoded by the coding sequence TTGAGCACGGCACCGGATGCGGCGGACCCGGCACTGTCCGAGCACGCGGCGGCGTTCGCCGAGGTGGCACTGGCCAACATCACCCGCGAGTACCCGAACGCGCCCGCGCACCTGCTCGCCGGGCCCGAGGAACTCCTCCCGCCCCGACTGCTCCATCCCGCCTTCTACGGCGCCTACGACTGGCACTCCTCGGTCCATATGCACTGGCTGCTGCTGCGGCTGCTGCGGACACCGTGGCGCGGCGGCGACCACGAGCGGCGCGCGGCCCTGGTGCGCGCACTGGACGCGCATCTGACCCCCGACGCGCTCGCGGTGGAGGCGGCCTATCTGCGCGCCCACCCGTCCTTCGAGCGGCCCTACGGCTGGGCGTGGTTGCTGGCGCTCACGAGTGAGAGCGGCGTGGACGTTCCGGAGCGCCCGGCCGCAGGAGGAGCAACACCCCCGGACGAGAGCGGTGCTCCGGCGGCGCGGCGGCGGTGGCGGGCAGCGCTGGCCCCCGCCGCGGAGACCGTCGCCGACCTGGTCCTGGGGTGGCTGCCGAAGGCGACCCGGCCGGTACGGCACGGCACCCACACCAACAGCGCGTTCGCGCTGGGCCTCCTGCTCGACAGCGCCGCACGCGCCGGACAGCCGCAGCTTCTGGCGCCCGTCGAGGCGAAGATCCGCGCGTGGTATCTCCCCGACCACGGGGCCGCCACCCGATGGGAGCCCTCCGGACAGGACTTCCTCTCCCCGCTGCTCTGCGAGGCGGACGCGGTGCGACGCGTGCTGCCGCAGGACGAGTTCGCCGAGTGGCTGGGACGCTTCCTGCCCGAACTGGACCACGCCACCGGGCCGGAGTTCCTGCCCCCTCCGCACGTGCCGGACGCCGCCGACCCGCAACTCGGGCATCTGCTCGGGCTCTGCCTCAGCAGGGCCGCCGCACTGCGCGGCATCACCGCCGCCCTCCCGCACGGCGATCCGCGGACGGCGACACTCGGCGCCGCGGCCGAGGCCAACCTTGCCGCGGGTCTCCCGGCGGTCGTATCCGGCGACTTCACCACGGACCACTGGCTCGCCACGTTCGCCGCGCCGGCCCTGGGCAGCGGGATCGCCGACTGA
- a CDS encoding DUF979 domain-containing protein, translating into MIKSEWFFWLVGAVFLAMAAQMVFDRSNPKRHGTAAFWGLLGACFFYSTWVNEKSLPAEPLGVAVLVLICLGGFNLTGKGRPDTTDEGERARLAARFGNKLFIPALTIPLVAMVCAVLADKWRIGGTPLLEEGSETILGLGLGAVLALGVGMWVLRERRPSVPLHAGRGLLESMGWALLLPQLLAVLGAIFQAAGVGDQVGKITESVLPDGQKLAAVALYCVGMAVFTMIMGNAFAAFPVMTAAVGWPVLIEQMDGNPAAVLAVGMLAGFCGTLCTPMAANFNLVPAALLELKDQYGPIKAQVPTAGAMLACNILIIYLFAF; encoded by the coding sequence GTGATCAAGTCCGAGTGGTTCTTCTGGCTCGTCGGAGCCGTCTTCCTCGCCATGGCGGCGCAGATGGTCTTCGACCGCAGCAACCCCAAGCGCCACGGCACCGCGGCCTTCTGGGGTCTGCTGGGCGCCTGCTTCTTCTACAGCACCTGGGTCAACGAGAAGTCACTGCCCGCCGAACCGCTGGGCGTGGCCGTACTCGTCCTCATCTGCCTGGGCGGATTCAACCTCACCGGCAAGGGCAGGCCCGACACCACCGACGAGGGCGAACGCGCCCGGCTGGCCGCCCGCTTCGGCAACAAGCTGTTCATCCCGGCACTGACCATTCCACTGGTCGCCATGGTGTGCGCCGTCCTCGCCGACAAGTGGCGGATCGGCGGCACCCCGCTGCTGGAAGAGGGCAGCGAGACCATCCTGGGCCTCGGCCTGGGCGCCGTCCTGGCACTGGGCGTGGGCATGTGGGTGCTGCGCGAACGCCGGCCGAGCGTGCCGCTGCACGCCGGCCGCGGACTGCTGGAGTCGATGGGCTGGGCCCTGCTGCTGCCGCAGTTGCTCGCCGTGCTGGGCGCGATCTTCCAGGCCGCGGGCGTCGGCGACCAGGTCGGCAAGATCACCGAGTCGGTGCTGCCGGACGGACAGAAGCTGGCCGCCGTCGCGCTGTACTGCGTGGGCATGGCGGTCTTCACCATGATCATGGGCAACGCCTTCGCGGCCTTCCCCGTCATGACCGCCGCCGTCGGCTGGCCGGTGCTGATCGAGCAGATGGACGGCAATCCGGCCGCCGTGCTCGCCGTCGGCATGCTCGCCGGGTTCTGCGGCACGCTGTGCACCCCGATGGCGGCCAACTTCAACCTCGTCCCGGCCGCGCTCCTCGAACTCAAGGACCAGTACGGGCCGATCAAGGCCCAGGTGCCGACCGCCGGGGCGATGCTCGCCTGCAACATCCTGATCATCTATCTCTTCGCGTTCTAG
- the pcp gene encoding pyroglutamyl-peptidase I: protein MSSTRVLVTGFAPFDGAEVNPSWQAARLLAADPPDGLEVTATELSCVFGTALEELRAAVDAAGPGLGLVLCLGQAGGRTDLTVERVAVNVDDARIPDNAGRQPVDEPVIPGGPAGYFSTLPIKACVAAARAAGVPASVSQTAGTFVCNHVFYGLAHLLATEHPDVRGGFVHLPFSPQQVAGRHPAPPSLSVADAVTGLAALLQAAARTTTDLREPGGATH, encoded by the coding sequence ATGTCTTCCACCAGAGTCCTGGTCACCGGATTCGCGCCGTTCGACGGCGCGGAGGTCAACCCCTCCTGGCAGGCGGCCCGGCTGCTGGCCGCCGACCCACCGGACGGACTCGAGGTCACCGCCACCGAACTGAGCTGCGTCTTCGGCACCGCGCTGGAGGAACTGCGCGCCGCGGTGGACGCCGCGGGGCCCGGCCTGGGACTGGTGCTCTGCCTCGGCCAGGCCGGCGGGCGCACCGACCTCACCGTCGAACGCGTCGCCGTGAACGTGGACGACGCGCGCATCCCCGACAACGCCGGCCGGCAGCCCGTGGACGAACCCGTCATACCCGGCGGCCCCGCCGGATACTTCAGCACCCTGCCGATCAAGGCGTGCGTGGCCGCAGCGCGGGCCGCCGGGGTTCCGGCGTCGGTCTCCCAGACCGCCGGAACCTTCGTCTGCAACCACGTCTTCTACGGCCTCGCGCACCTGCTCGCGACCGAACACCCGGACGTGCGGGGCGGTTTCGTGCACCTGCCGTTCTCACCGCAGCAGGTGGCGGGCCGCCACCCGGCCCCGCCCTCGCTCTCCGTGGCCGACGCCGTGACCGGACTGGCCGCGCTGCTCCAGGCGGCCGCCCGCACCACCACCGACCTGCGCGAACCGGGAGGGGCCACACATTGA